The sequence GACGGGGCGCTGCGGCAGGCCGTGCTGGAGCGGCTGCCGCGCACCGCCTTCCTGCCGCCGGCCGTCGCGCCGGAGGCCGACGACGAGCTGCCGCAGGCGCTGCGGCCCCGGGACGCCGAGGTCGTGGAGGGCGCCGGCGCCGACACCGTACGGGTGCTGGCGGAGGTGCTGCCCACCCTGCTGCCGGCGGGACTGGAGCGCCGCGCCGAGCTGCGCACCCTCGGTGTCGCCCGGCTGCCGCTCGCCGACGCCGTCGACCGGCTCGCCGGGCTGGAGAAGGAGCCGCGGTGGTGGTGGCGGCTGTACGACAGCCTCGCCGGGGTCGACCCGGAGCGGCTGTCCGGGCTGCCGGTGCCGCTGGCCGACGGCAGGACCACCATCGGGCCCCGGCAGGTGCTGCTGCCCACCGCGGACGCCGCGCGGATCGATCCGGACGTGCTGGGACGGCTCGGGCTGAAGGTCGCCCACCCGGACGCCGCCCATCCGCTGCTGGAGAAGCTGGGCGCGCTGCCCGCGACCCCGCGCGCGGTGCTCACCACCCCGCAGGTGCGGGCCGCCGTCGCCGGTTCCCTGGAGGACGACGGCGCGCTGGGCTGGGAGGAGGACGCGCCGGACGCCGAGGAGCTGGCGGACACCGTGCTCGCCCTGGTCCGGGACGCGGGCCTGGAGCCGGGCGACGAGCCCTGGCTGGGCGCGCTCGCGCTGCCCGACGAGGACGGCGAACCGACGCCCGCCGGCGAGCTGGTGTTTCCCGGCAGCCCCTTCGCCCGGGTCGTCCGCGAGGGCGAACTGCCCTTGGTAGACGCCGGTTTGGCCGAGCGGTGGGGTGAACAGCCGCTCACCGCCTGCGGGGTGCTGGCCGACTTCGCGCTGGTCCGCGCCACCGACGTCGTCCTGGACCCGGACGAACTGGAGCCCCGCGAAGGTGACTTCGCCGAGCCCGACGACGCGGGACTGCTGGACGCCGTGGACGTGTGGTGCGAGGACATCCTCGACCGGTTCCCGGACGGCCCGGTGCCGCCCGTGGCCACCGAACTCGTCGCCGTACGCGACCTGGAGCTGGTGGACGACGACCACTGGCCCGAGGCGCTGGCCCTGCTGGCCCGGCCGCCGCTGCGGGACGCCCTGACCCAGCCCGTGCGCATCCTGCTGCCCGACGGCACCCACGAGGCCGTACGGCCGTACACCGCGTGGTGGCTGCGCGGGCACCCGGTGCTCGCCGGACGGCGCCCGGCCGGTCTGCTCGCGGCCGGCGGGGACCCGCTGCTGCGCGGGCTGTACGACGAGGCCGACGCGACCGGGTTCGAGGACGAGCAGGTGCTGCGGGCGCTCGGAGTGCGCACCTCCGTCGGCGCGCTGCTGGACGAGCCCGGCGGCGCCGCCGAGCTGCTGGACCGCCTCGCCGACCCCGAGCGCCCCGTCACACCCGCCCAACTGCACGGCCTGTACAGCGCGCTGGCCGAGCTGGACCCCGAGCAGGTGACCCTGCCGGACGAGCTGCGGGCCGTGGTCGACGGGCGGCTGGAGGTCGTGGACGCCGCCTCGGCCGTCGTGGTCGACTCCCCGGATCTGCTGCCGTTCACCTCCGGGGTGCCGCTGCTGCCGGTGCGGCCCGCGCGCGCCGCCGAGCTGGCCGAGCTGTTGCAGGTGCGCCGGCTGAGCGAGTCCGTCACCGGCGAGGTGCACTCCGAGGGCACCGAGCACGAGGTGCCGGACCCGGTGCGCGTGCTGCTCGGCCCGCGGACGCCCGGGGCCTACGTCGAGCACGAGGAACTCGTCGTGGACGGCGTGGAGATCGACTGGCGGCTGACCGGCGACGGCGTGCTGCACGCGGCCACCCTGGAGGGGGTCGCGGCGGGCCTGGCGTGGGCGGCGGGGCAGTGGCCGCGGCGGTTCGAGGTGGCCGCGCTGCTGGAGGACCCCTCGCGGACGGAGGAACTGGCGCGGGACCGGTGGTTCGACTGACTCCGGTGGCCCAACTACGGCCCGCCGTAAGGTGTTCGGCAAAGTCCGCACGAAATTCTCACCACTAGTACAACCATTCGCTTCGGCCCCGGGTCAGATCAGTGGAGTCACCACTCGACTCCCTGATCTGAACGTGGGGACCACACATGCGCATCCGTGCCTCTGTCGCCGTGGTGAGCGGTGCTCAGGCTCTGCCCGCGCTCGCCGTGCCGGCCGCCCGGGCCGACGGCAGCCAGGGCGGCACCAGGATCACCGAGGTGGTCGTGGACGGCGGCAACAGGGTGCGGATCGGTACCTCCGGCGCGGTGAGGATCGACCCGAGGACGGACCACCTCTCGGACAAGAGCGCGGGCACCTGGTACGTGGACGCGTGGATCAACGCGAACGACGACGACTACCTGTGGAAGGAGAAGGCCGGTTCCTTCTTCTTCCAGCGGGCCGCCCGGCTGACCGCCGACGCCGCCCCGGAGCCGGTGGAGAAGGGCGGGACGATCACCGTCACCGGTGCCCTCTCCCGTGCCGACCGGGAGTCGCCGGCGTACGCCGGCGACGGCTCGCAGTCCGTGAAGCTCCGGTTCCGCAAGAAGAACGCCACCGGCTACACCACCGTCAAGACCGTCAAGGCCGACTCCAAAGGCAGCCTGAAGACGACGGTCGAGGCCCGGCCGACGGCTACTACCGCTACTCCTTCGGGGGCGACTCCGGCACCGCCGCGGTGAACTCCGCGGGCGACTTCATCGACGTGAAGTAGCCGGCCGCACCCCGTCATCCCGACCAATCGAGGACAACACATGCAGCTTCGCGCCACCGTGGCCGCCGTCTCCGGCGCCCTGGCCCTCTCCGCCCTCGCCCTCCCGGCCGCGCACGCGGCGGACGGCGGCCCGTCCTACCGTGCCGACGTCGTCAAGGCCGTCGCGCAGCACACCCCGGGCAAGGCGGGCTTCGCCGTGCGCTCGGAGCCGATCGGCGACCTGGACGTGTCCTTCTCCGACTTCAAGATCGCCAAGGCGGTCAAGGTGGGCACGACCAACAAGGTCTCCGCCACGGTCACCTACACGCTGACCCACGGCACCGACGTGGATGTCGACAGCGACGCGTTCGTCACCATCCCGCTGATCTACCGCGGCTCCGTCGACGACATGGAGAACATGCAGGGCGGCGAGTACCCGGCCACCTGCGTCGAGAAGTCGGCCACCACGGCCTCCTGCAAGGGCTCGGTCCAGATCAACCCGCGCGAGTCCGACCCCGAATTCAAGCTGTACAACTCGCAGGCCGGCACCTGGCACGGCGCGGCCGTCGCGCTGGACGACGAGAAGTCCGCCGTCCAGTTCGACCTGGGCACCACGCTGCTCCAGCGCAACTCCCAGCTGACGGTCAACGCCGCTCCGGAGCCGGTGAAGAAGGGCAAGACCCTCACCGTCACGGGCAAGCTCTCCCGCGCCAACTGGGAGGACCACAAGTACCACGGCTACACCGGCCAGGCCGTCAAGCTCCAGTTCCGCAAGAAGGGCTCCAGCACCTACACCACGCTGAAGACCGTCAAGACGGACTCCACGGGCAACCTGAAGACGACCGTCAAGGCGTCGGCCGACGGCTACTACCGCTACTCCTTCGCGGGCACCTCGACCACCCCGGCGATCAGCGCCGCCGGTGACTTCGTCGACGTGAAGTAAGCAGACGGCGGAGTAGGCGCACGGCGGAACAACCGCACGCGCACCACCGGCCCGTCCCGTTTCTCCCGCTCGGGTCACGCGAGGGTAATCAGCAGGCCAAATCCGGCCGGGAAGTGTCTTGCCGTACAACCAATGAGGTGCTCCGCGGATCTGATCGCGTGAGTCGACCGACTCCACGATCCACTTCTCCCTCAGGGGAAACACATGCGCATCCGTGCCACCGTGGCCGCCGTCTCCGGCGCCCTGGCCCTCTCCGCCTTCGCCGTGCCCGCCGCCCACGCGGCCACCGCGGCGCCGAACGTGACCTTCTCGAACGTGAAGGTCAACGGCGGCAAGGCGATCACCCTCGGTGCCACCTCGACCGTCGAGGTCAAGGCGACCTACACCGTGACGCACCCCACCACCGTCTCGATGTCCGACGTCCTGACCGGGCCGGTGCTCTACCGCGGCACCTCGGCGAAGGACGCCGACACCCAGGTCGTCAGCGACGCCCCGGGCACCTGCACCACGGTGAACTCCACCACCGTGAACTGCTCGGCCACGATCACCCTGCCCGCCGCCGAGCTGTACAACTCCGACGCCGGCACCTGGAAGCAGGGCGCGCTCGCGGTCGACGAGAAGACCGAAGCCGAGAAGTGGCAGAGCGACCTCGGCACCCTCCCGGTCCGCCGCGCCGCCAAGCTCACCGCCGACGCCGCCCCGGAGCCGGTGAAGAAGGGCAAGACCCTCACCGTCACGGGCAAGCTCTCCCGCGCCAACTGGGAGGACGGCAAGTACCACGGGTACACCGGCCAGTCCGTGAAGCTCCAGTTCCGCAAGGCGGGCACCAGCACCTACACCACGCTGAAGACCGTCACGACGGACTCCACGGGCAACCTGAGGACGACGGTCACGGCCGGCTCCGACGGCTACTACCGCTACAGCTTCGCCGGTACCTCCACCACGTCGGCCGTCAGCGCCGCGGGTGACTACGTCGACGTGCAGTAAGCACGAGCGCTCGCCCGCGCGGGCGGCCCCGGCGGCGGCCGGGGCCGTTCCGGCCTAGTCCGCAAAACGCCGGCCGACCCACCTCCACAGGTACTCCAGCATCCCGCCGGCCACCGCCGCCACGCCGACCGCGGCCCACGGCATCGTCACGCCGACCAGTTTCAGCGCGAAGAAGTCCTGGAGCGCGGGGACGGCGAGGACCAGCAGGAAGGCCGCGCTCATCGCCGCCACCAGGGCCGCCCGCCACCAGGTGTAGGGGCGGGCGATGATCGCCAGGACCCATATGGAGATCAGGAACAGGGTCAGGGTGGCCGCGCTGGTCTCCGCGTCCAGCGCGCCGGCGCCGGAGTAGTGGTGCCGGGCGAGCAGGTACGTCAGGAAGGTCGCCGCTCCCGCCAGCACCCCGCCGGGAACGGCGTACCGCATCACGCGGCGCACGAAGTGCGGTCTGGCCCGTTCCGTGTTGGGGGCGAGGGCCAGGAAGAAGGCCGGGACGCCGATGGTGAGCGTGGACAGCAGGGTCAGATGGCGGGGCAGGAAGGGATACTCCACCCGCGCGCACACCACCAGCACCGCCAGCAGCACCGAGTAGACGGTCTTCACCAGGAACAGCGTCGCCACCCGCGTGATGTTGCCGATCACCCGGCGGCCCTCGGCGACCACCGACGGCAGGCTCGCGAAGCTGTTGTCCAGCAGCACGATCTGCGCCACCGCCCGGGTGGCCTCGGAACCGGAGCCCATGGCGACCCCGATGTCCGCGCTCTTCAGGGCCAGCACGTCGTTCACGCCGTCCCCGGTCATCGCGACCGTACGGCCGCGGGACTGCAGCGCGTCCACCATGTCCCGCTTCTGCCGCGGGGTGACCCGTCCGAAGACGGTGCCCGAGTCCAGGGCCTCGGCCATCGCGGGCAGGTCGGCGGGCAGCCGCCGCGCGTCCACGGCCGTGCCCTCCAGGCCGAGCTTCGCGGCGACCGCGCCGACCGACACCGCGTTGTCCCCGGAGAGGACCTTGGCGCGCACGTCCTGCTCGGCGAAGTAGCGCAGGGTGGCGGAGGCGTCCGGCCGCAGCCGCTGTTCGAGGACGACCAGGGCGGTGGGCCGGGCGCCCCGGGCCGGCTCGGGGTCGTCCAGGTCCCGGCGCGCGCGGGTCAGCAGGAGCACCCGCAGTCCCTGTTCGTTGAGCCGCTCGCTCTCGGCCAGGGCAGGGTCGCCGGGGGCGAGGAGCACGTCCGGGGCGCCCAGCAGCCAGGTGCTGGTCTCGCCGTCGCCCTCGCTGAACGCGGCCCCGCTGTACTTGCGGGCGGAGGAGAACGGCAGCGACTCCACGCAGCGCCACTCCTCGCTGTCCGGGCAGGCGTCGATGATCGCCCGGAGGGAGGCGTTGGGACGCGGGTCGGACTCGCCGAGCGCGCCGAGCACCTTGCGTATGTACGTCCCGTCCGCCCCGTTCAGCGGCCGCAGCTCGGTGACGTCCATGCCGCCCTCGGTGAGGGTGCCGGTCTTGTCCAGGCAGACGGTGTCCACGCGGGCCAGGCCCTCGATGGCCGGCAGCTCCTGCACCAGGCACTGCCTGCGGCCCAGCCGGATCACGCCGATGGCGAAGGCCACGGAGGTGAGCAGCACCAGCCCCTCGGGGACCATCGGCACGATTCCGCCGACCGTGCGGGCCACGGCGTCCTTGAGGTCGTCGTTCTTGACGACGAGCTGGGTGACGACCAGTCCGGCGGCCGCCGGGACCATCATCCAGGTGACGTACTTGAGGATGGTGGAGATGCCGGAGCGCAGCTCGGAGTGGACGAGCGTGAAGCGGGATGCCTCCTCGGCGAGCTGGGCGGCGTAGGCCTCGCGGCCCACCTTGACCGCCTGGAAGGCGCCGCCGCCCGCGACCACGAAGCTGCCGGACATGACCTGGTCGCCGGGGCGCTTGACGACGGGGTCGGCCTCGCCGGTGAGCAGCGACTCGTCGATCTCCAGGCCGTCGGCCTCGGCGCACACGCCGTCGACCACGATTCTGTCGCCGGGGCCGATCTCGATGAGGTCGTCCAGGACGATCTCGT comes from Streptomyces sp. SCL15-4 and encodes:
- a CDS encoding sacsin N-terminal ATP-binding-like domain-containing protein → MSKFVRPAGEGADPFGTARLRRGVLDAWATSPARFREDANAEEDLVLGGYRDRLVVELAQNAADAAARAGTAGRLRLTLRDGVLVAANTGAPLDATGVESLSTLRASAKRDAEATHGSVGRFGVGFAAVLAVTDEPAIVGRHGGVRWSLTEARELAGEVARHSPGLGDEVRRREGHVPLLRLPFAAEGTAPEPYDTAVILPLRDAAAADLAARLLAGVDDALLLALPGLAEVVVEIEGQEPRTLGRRTDGPFTVVEDSRDGVTHWRTASAHGRLTPDLLADRPVEERLRPHWSVTWAVPVDAYGAPARPRTSPVVHAPTPSDEPLGVPALLIASFPLDTTRRHAAPGPLTDFLVQRAADAYAELLAGWRPVGEGIIDLVPGPLGKGALDGALRQAVLERLPRTAFLPPAVAPEADDELPQALRPRDAEVVEGAGADTVRVLAEVLPTLLPAGLERRAELRTLGVARLPLADAVDRLAGLEKEPRWWWRLYDSLAGVDPERLSGLPVPLADGRTTIGPRQVLLPTADAARIDPDVLGRLGLKVAHPDAAHPLLEKLGALPATPRAVLTTPQVRAAVAGSLEDDGALGWEEDAPDAEELADTVLALVRDAGLEPGDEPWLGALALPDEDGEPTPAGELVFPGSPFARVVREGELPLVDAGLAERWGEQPLTACGVLADFALVRATDVVLDPDELEPREGDFAEPDDAGLLDAVDVWCEDILDRFPDGPVPPVATELVAVRDLELVDDDHWPEALALLARPPLRDALTQPVRILLPDGTHEAVRPYTAWWLRGHPVLAGRRPAGLLAAGGDPLLRGLYDEADATGFEDEQVLRALGVRTSVGALLDEPGGAAELLDRLADPERPVTPAQLHGLYSALAELDPEQVTLPDELRAVVDGRLEVVDAASAVVVDSPDLLPFTSGVPLLPVRPARAAELAELLQVRRLSESVTGEVHSEGTEHEVPDPVRVLLGPRTPGAYVEHEELVVDGVEIDWRLTGDGVLHAATLEGVAAGLAWAAGQWPRRFEVAALLEDPSRTEELARDRWFD
- a CDS encoding HAD-IC family P-type ATPase, whose amino-acid sequence is MSHIRAGAELDPVRPVPSPTRPAGLGPAEVAERVARGQVNDVPVRSSRSLGQIVRANVLTRFNAIIGVLWLIMLFVAPVQDSLFGFVILANTAIGIVQEWRAKQTLDSLAVIGEARPTVRRDGVATEVATHEIVLDDLIEIGPGDRIVVDGVCAEADGLEIDESLLTGEADPVVKRPGDQVMSGSFVVAGGGAFQAVKVGREAYAAQLAEEASRFTLVHSELRSGISTILKYVTWMMVPAAAGLVVTQLVVKNDDLKDAVARTVGGIVPMVPEGLVLLTSVAFAIGVIRLGRRQCLVQELPAIEGLARVDTVCLDKTGTLTEGGMDVTELRPLNGADGTYIRKVLGALGESDPRPNASLRAIIDACPDSEEWRCVESLPFSSARKYSGAAFSEGDGETSTWLLGAPDVLLAPGDPALAESERLNEQGLRVLLLTRARRDLDDPEPARGARPTALVVLEQRLRPDASATLRYFAEQDVRAKVLSGDNAVSVGAVAAKLGLEGTAVDARRLPADLPAMAEALDSGTVFGRVTPRQKRDMVDALQSRGRTVAMTGDGVNDVLALKSADIGVAMGSGSEATRAVAQIVLLDNSFASLPSVVAEGRRVIGNITRVATLFLVKTVYSVLLAVLVVCARVEYPFLPRHLTLLSTLTIGVPAFFLALAPNTERARPHFVRRVMRYAVPGGVLAGAATFLTYLLARHHYSGAGALDAETSAATLTLFLISIWVLAIIARPYTWWRAALVAAMSAAFLLVLAVPALQDFFALKLVGVTMPWAAVGVAAVAGGMLEYLWRWVGRRFAD